One window of Pseudomonas sp. FP198 genomic DNA carries:
- a CDS encoding pirin family protein — protein MKNITGVYTSPRPHWVGDGFPVRTLFSYDNLGKHVSPFLLLDHAAPSEFAPTTERRGVGQHPHRGFETVTIVYQGELEHRDSTGSGGKIGPGDVQWMTAASGIIHEEFHSEAFARQGGFMEMVQLWVNLPAKDKMAPAGYQTILKGDIPQIALKDGAGSLRLIAGSFEGHQGPAKTFTPIDVWDIRLNAGKHLAVAVHDGYNSALVVLRGTVQVNGRERVEQGQLALFERAGDQLSLQADHDAVVLLLSGEPIDEPIVGHGPFVMNSQQEILQAFEDFHSGRFGRMDG, from the coding sequence ATGAAAAACATCACCGGCGTCTATACCAGTCCGCGGCCTCATTGGGTCGGCGACGGCTTTCCGGTTCGCACGCTGTTTTCCTACGACAACCTGGGTAAACATGTCAGCCCTTTCCTGCTGCTCGATCATGCGGCCCCCAGCGAATTTGCACCGACCACCGAGCGACGCGGCGTAGGCCAGCACCCTCATCGTGGTTTCGAAACCGTGACCATCGTCTACCAGGGCGAACTGGAACATCGCGATTCGACTGGCAGCGGCGGCAAGATCGGCCCCGGTGACGTGCAGTGGATGACCGCTGCGTCCGGCATCATTCACGAAGAGTTCCACTCCGAAGCCTTCGCCCGGCAGGGCGGGTTCATGGAAATGGTCCAGCTGTGGGTCAACTTACCCGCCAAGGACAAGATGGCGCCGGCCGGCTACCAGACAATTCTCAAGGGCGACATCCCACAGATCGCGCTGAAGGACGGAGCTGGTAGCTTGCGCCTGATTGCCGGATCCTTCGAAGGACATCAAGGCCCTGCGAAAACCTTTACCCCGATCGATGTCTGGGACATCCGCCTGAACGCCGGGAAGCACCTGGCCGTGGCCGTGCATGACGGTTACAACAGCGCACTGGTTGTGCTGCGCGGCACCGTCCAGGTCAACGGCCGTGAACGCGTCGAGCAAGGGCAACTGGCCCTGTTCGAACGGGCCGGCGACCAATTGAGCCTGCAAGCCGACCATGACGCGGTGGTCCTGCTGCTCAGTGGCGAGCCCATCGATGAACCCATCGTCGGCCATGGCCCGTTCGTGATGAACAGCCAGCAGGAAATCCTCCAGGCTTTCGAGGATTTCCATTCCGGGCGCTTCGGCCGGATGGACGGCTGA
- a CDS encoding LysR family transcriptional regulator gives MEDLNTLYYFTQVVEHGGFAPAGRALDMPKSKLSRRIAQLEERLGVRLIHRTSRHCSLTEIGQAYYQRCLAMRVEAESAAEVIERNRSEPQGLVRISCPTALLNSWVGPMLTRYMVKYPRVELFIESTNRRVDLLHEGFDIALRVRFPPLENTDMVMKVLSNSTQCLVGSPVYREGLSSPASPADLNGLPSVHWGSAQREYQWELFGPDGTRALIRHAPRMVTDDLLALRHAVLAGIGIAHLPTVVVREDLAAGRLVELVPGWTPKCGIVHAIFASRRGLLPSVRTLIDFLAEEFSQSDMA, from the coding sequence ATCGAAGACCTCAACACCCTGTATTACTTCACCCAAGTGGTCGAACACGGCGGCTTCGCCCCCGCTGGCCGGGCGCTGGACATGCCCAAGTCCAAGCTCAGCCGGCGTATCGCCCAGCTGGAGGAGCGCCTGGGCGTCAGGCTGATCCATCGCACCAGCCGGCATTGTTCGTTGACGGAAATCGGCCAGGCCTATTACCAGCGCTGCCTGGCCATGCGGGTCGAGGCTGAAAGTGCCGCCGAAGTGATCGAACGCAACCGCTCGGAACCCCAGGGGCTGGTGCGCATCAGTTGCCCGACGGCGCTGCTCAACAGCTGGGTCGGACCGATGCTGACCCGCTACATGGTCAAGTACCCGCGCGTGGAGCTGTTCATCGAGAGCACCAACCGCCGCGTCGACCTGCTCCACGAAGGGTTCGATATCGCGTTGCGGGTTCGTTTCCCCCCGCTGGAAAACACCGACATGGTCATGAAGGTGCTGAGCAACAGCACCCAGTGCCTGGTGGGGAGCCCGGTCTATCGTGAAGGCCTGTCGTCCCCCGCCTCGCCGGCGGACCTCAATGGCCTGCCCAGCGTCCACTGGGGGTCGGCGCAACGTGAATACCAATGGGAGCTGTTCGGCCCGGACGGCACCCGCGCGCTGATCCGCCACGCACCGCGCATGGTCACCGACGACCTGCTGGCCTTGCGTCATGCGGTGCTGGCGGGCATCGGCATCGCTCACCTGCCCACGGTCGTGGTACGCGAAGACCTGGCCGCCGGACGCCTGGTGGAACTGGTGCCGGGCTGGACACCGAAATGCGGGATCGTCCATGCGATATTCGCCTCACGCCGTGGCTTGCTGCCCTCGGTGCGAACCCTGATCGACTTCCTCGCCGAGGAGTTCAGCCAGAGCGACATGGCCTAG
- a CDS encoding response regulator transcription factor: protein MKDVLIVDDHPVIRGALRLICQNEGAAQVRDASSVAQARALIKEGIPDLVILDLVMNGFDGLELLSWIMAEFPSCGVLVFTSQDAQHFCNRCISAGARGFVTKKSDLKELTKAIHALKSGYSYFPQMSVRLDFQQRTEQQALESLSIRELSILRMLAMGMRGKDVAEALFLSPKTVSTYKTRLLEKLGLKTLVGLSDFAKRNHL from the coding sequence GTGAAAGACGTGTTGATCGTGGACGACCACCCTGTCATTCGAGGAGCGTTGCGGCTCATTTGCCAGAATGAAGGGGCCGCGCAGGTCCGCGATGCCAGCAGCGTGGCGCAAGCCAGGGCCTTGATCAAGGAAGGCATACCCGACCTGGTGATCCTGGACCTGGTAATGAACGGTTTCGACGGCCTTGAACTGTTGAGCTGGATCATGGCCGAGTTCCCGTCATGCGGGGTGCTGGTGTTTACCTCCCAGGATGCCCAGCATTTCTGCAACCGCTGTATCTCGGCGGGGGCCCGAGGGTTTGTCACCAAGAAAAGCGACCTGAAGGAATTGACCAAGGCCATTCATGCATTGAAGTCCGGTTACTCCTATTTCCCACAGATGTCCGTGCGCCTGGATTTCCAGCAGCGCACCGAACAGCAGGCGCTGGAGAGTCTCTCGATCCGCGAGTTGTCAATCCTGCGGATGCTGGCCATGGGCATGCGCGGCAAGGACGTCGCCGAAGCTTTGTTCCTGAGCCCCAAGACGGTCAGCACCTACAAGACCCGCCTGCTGGAAAAGCTTGGCTTGAAAACCCTGGTGGGCCTGTCGGATTTCGCCAAGCGCAATCACTTGTAG